The Sphingobium sp. BYY-5 genome includes a window with the following:
- a CDS encoding efflux RND transporter permease subunit translates to MSEHAPDKSESEKRGFNLSALAVRERSVTLFFLIAIVGAGIFSFLSLGRAEDPSFTIKVMTVVTAWPGATAQEMQDQVAEPLEKRLQELRYYDRSETFTRPGLAFTTLTLRDQTPPKDVPEQFYQARKKLGDEAARLPQGVIGPFINDEYGDVSFALYALKAKGEPQRLLAREAESLRQRLLHVPGVNKINIVGERPQRIYVEFAQERLATLGVSPRDIFTALASQNLITPAGAIETKGQQTVVRLDGAFDDLSKIRDVPIVANGRTLRLSDIASVTRGYEDPATFLVRSEGEPAILLGVVMREGWNGLDLGKSLKAEIEKISAELPVGMSLTPVTDQAVNISEAVDQFMHTFLEALAIVMIVSLISLGWRVGIVVAAAVPLTLAVVLVIMWATGRVLDRITLGALILALGLLVDDAIIAIEMMVVKMEEGYDRIKASAYAWSHTAAPMLAGTLLTVIGLMPVGFAQSTAGEYAGNIFWVVGFALIASWFVAVIFTPYMGVKLLPNIKPVEGGHAAIYETPRYQKVRRLIGWAVRRKKLVALATLGAFFVAGAGMPLVKKQFFPASDRPELLVEVQMPKGTAIANTSESARQIEDWLRKQPEAKIVTAYIGQGAPRFFMALSPELPDPSFAKIVVRTDKEDDRDALKWRLRQAVADGLAPAARVRATQLVFGPPSPFPVAFRVNGPDLATARTIAARVQDVLQADPMMRTVNSDWGERAPALRFVLDQDRLRAFGLTSSDVAQQLQFFLTGVTVSQAREDIRTVDVVVRSAGAGRLDPARIGDYTLTGAGGQRISISQIGRMEVRMEDPILQRRDRVPTITVRGDIADGLQPPDVSTAMMKKLQPIIDDLPSGYRIDMAGSIEEAGKANAALAPIFPIMIVLMMVVIILQVRSLSAMWIVLLTAPLGLIGVVPTLLVTGQPFGFNAILGLIALAGILMRNTLILMGQIHDNEHAGLTPFDAVVEATVQRSRPVILTALAAVLAFVPLISSVFWGSMAVTLIGGTLGGTVLTLLFLPALYALWYRITPPSHDDRSAAPSTTPAAAT, encoded by the coding sequence ATGAGCGAGCATGCCCCTGATAAATCCGAATCCGAGAAGCGAGGCTTCAATCTCTCGGCGCTGGCCGTGCGCGAGAGATCCGTCACCCTGTTCTTCCTGATCGCAATCGTCGGTGCGGGTATCTTCTCCTTCCTCAGCCTTGGCCGGGCGGAAGATCCCAGCTTCACCATCAAGGTCATGACCGTGGTCACCGCGTGGCCTGGCGCGACTGCACAGGAGATGCAGGACCAGGTCGCTGAACCACTGGAAAAACGGTTGCAGGAACTGCGCTATTACGACCGCAGCGAAACCTTCACGCGGCCCGGCCTTGCCTTCACCACGCTGACCCTGCGCGACCAGACGCCTCCCAAAGACGTGCCCGAGCAATTCTATCAGGCGCGCAAGAAACTGGGAGACGAGGCCGCCAGGCTGCCCCAGGGCGTGATCGGCCCCTTCATCAATGATGAATATGGGGACGTCAGCTTCGCGCTCTATGCGTTGAAGGCAAAGGGCGAGCCTCAGCGGCTGCTTGCACGCGAAGCGGAGAGTCTGCGCCAACGATTGCTCCATGTTCCCGGCGTCAACAAGATCAATATCGTCGGCGAACGCCCCCAGCGCATCTATGTTGAGTTTGCTCAGGAGCGGCTCGCAACATTAGGCGTGTCGCCGCGCGATATCTTCACGGCGCTCGCCAGTCAGAATCTGATCACCCCTGCCGGCGCGATCGAAACCAAGGGCCAACAGACCGTGGTGCGTTTGGATGGGGCGTTCGATGACCTGTCGAAGATCCGTGATGTCCCGATCGTTGCCAACGGCCGGACGCTGCGCCTGTCCGACATTGCAAGTGTGACACGCGGCTATGAGGATCCGGCGACATTTCTGGTTCGCAGTGAGGGCGAACCCGCCATTCTGCTTGGCGTCGTCATGCGCGAAGGCTGGAATGGCCTCGACCTTGGCAAGTCGCTCAAGGCCGAGATCGAGAAAATCTCAGCCGAATTGCCGGTGGGCATGAGCCTGACGCCGGTCACCGATCAGGCCGTGAACATTAGCGAAGCCGTCGACCAGTTCATGCATACCTTCCTGGAGGCGCTTGCGATCGTGATGATCGTCAGCCTGATCAGCCTCGGCTGGCGGGTGGGCATCGTCGTCGCCGCCGCCGTGCCGCTGACCCTTGCGGTCGTCCTGGTGATCATGTGGGCGACGGGCCGGGTCCTCGACCGCATCACGCTAGGTGCGCTCATCCTCGCGCTTGGCCTTCTGGTCGACGACGCGATCATCGCCATCGAGATGATGGTCGTGAAGATGGAGGAAGGCTACGATCGCATCAAGGCCTCGGCCTATGCTTGGAGCCATACGGCCGCGCCCATGCTCGCGGGTACGCTGCTGACGGTCATCGGCCTGATGCCAGTCGGCTTCGCGCAGTCGACGGCCGGCGAATATGCCGGCAACATCTTCTGGGTGGTGGGCTTTGCCCTCATCGCCTCCTGGTTCGTGGCGGTGATCTTCACACCCTATATGGGCGTCAAGCTGCTGCCCAATATCAAGCCGGTCGAGGGCGGCCATGCCGCGATTTACGAAACGCCGCGCTATCAGAAGGTTCGCAGGCTCATAGGCTGGGCGGTGCGGCGCAAGAAGCTGGTGGCGCTGGCGACGCTGGGCGCGTTCTTCGTGGCTGGTGCGGGCATGCCGCTGGTCAAGAAACAGTTCTTCCCGGCGTCCGACCGGCCCGAATTGCTGGTCGAGGTGCAGATGCCCAAGGGTACGGCCATCGCCAATACGAGCGAGTCCGCCCGTCAGATAGAAGACTGGCTCCGCAAGCAACCCGAGGCGAAAATCGTTACGGCCTATATTGGTCAGGGCGCGCCCCGCTTCTTCATGGCCCTGTCGCCCGAACTTCCCGATCCTTCTTTCGCCAAGATCGTCGTGCGCACCGACAAGGAAGACGATCGTGACGCCCTCAAGTGGCGCCTTCGTCAGGCCGTGGCCGACGGTCTCGCACCCGCAGCCCGCGTGCGAGCGACGCAGTTGGTCTTCGGGCCGCCCTCGCCCTTCCCGGTCGCGTTCCGCGTCAACGGACCCGATCTCGCGACGGCTCGCACCATCGCGGCCAGGGTCCAGGACGTCCTGCAAGCCGATCCCATGATGCGCACAGTCAACAGCGACTGGGGCGAACGGGCGCCCGCTCTGCGCTTCGTGCTCGACCAGGACCGCCTGCGCGCATTCGGCCTCACGTCAAGCGATGTAGCGCAGCAGCTTCAGTTCTTCTTGACTGGCGTCACTGTAAGTCAGGCCCGCGAAGACATCCGCACGGTCGATGTGGTCGTGCGCTCAGCAGGAGCCGGTCGGCTCGATCCGGCGCGTATCGGCGATTATACGCTCACCGGCGCGGGCGGGCAGCGCATCTCCATCAGCCAGATCGGCCGGATGGAAGTCCGCATGGAGGACCCGATTCTCCAGCGCCGCGACCGGGTGCCGACAATCACCGTGCGCGGCGACATCGCCGATGGCCTTCAGCCCCCCGACGTATCGACGGCAATGATGAAGAAACTGCAGCCGATCATCGACGATCTGCCTTCAGGCTATCGCATCGACATGGCGGGCTCGATCGAGGAAGCGGGCAAGGCCAATGCCGCGCTGGCGCCGATCTTCCCGATCATGATCGTGCTGATGATGGTCGTCATCATCCTCCAGGTGCGCAGCCTGTCGGCGATGTGGATCGTGCTGCTCACTGCGCCGCTCGGCCTGATCGGTGTCGTGCCGACGCTTCTTGTGACGGGGCAGCCGTTCGGGTTCAACGCGATCCTGGGACTTATCGCACTCGCGGGCATCCTGATGCGCAACACGCTGATCCTAATGGGCCAGATCCACGACAACGAGCATGCCGGTTTGACCCCGTTCGATGCGGTAGTCGAGGCGACGGTCCAGCGATCCCGCCCAGTGATCCTTACGGCGCTCGCCGCTGTGCTTGCGTTCGTGCCGCTTATCAGTTCGGTGTTCTGGGGGTCCATGGCAGTGACGCTCATCGGCGGCACGCTGGGCGGTACGGTCCTCACCCTCCTGTTCCTGCCCGCGCTCTACGCGCTATGGTATCGCATCACGCCACCATCGCATGATGATCGATCTGCAGCGCCGTCCACTACACCCGCTGCAGC